A single region of the Pontibacter kalidii genome encodes:
- the nirK gene encoding copper-containing nitrite reductase, with product MKRSTLKKTAVLLGLGLYSIGILSSCSTQTSHAETTAKTEDATPKELPVLEAELTDAPKVPAPIDRKHAAKVVVRLEVTEVMKKMADGVDYTFWTFGGSVPGKFIRIRQNDEVEFHLMNHPDSKNPHNIDLHAVTGPGGGAASTFTAPGHETVFNFKALNPGLYVYHCATAPVGMHIANGMYGLILVEPEEGLPKVDKEYYVMQGDFYTKGDFGAPGLQPFDMQKALDENPSYVVFNGSVGSLTGDNALTAKVGETVRLFVGNGGPNLISSFHVIGEIFDKVYDEGGSTAIHNIQTTLVPAGGSAITEFKADVPGNYVLVDHSIFRAFNKGALGMLKVEGAEDKRLYSGLIEDRIYQPEGSTVQEMPSAGTPKAAIASNKEMRLELGKTLYAQNCQACHQAEGQGIKGAFPPLAKSDYLNADVDRAIGVVAHGLEGQIKVNGELYNSTMPKLKLTDEEIANVMTFVMNNWSNKGGEVTPEQVKKAKINFKH from the coding sequence ATGAAAAGGTCTACACTCAAAAAAACAGCAGTGCTACTTGGCTTGGGCCTCTACAGTATAGGCATCCTGAGCTCCTGCAGCACCCAAACCTCGCATGCCGAAACCACGGCTAAGACCGAAGACGCTACTCCCAAAGAACTTCCTGTACTTGAGGCGGAGCTGACGGATGCGCCAAAGGTGCCCGCTCCTATCGATCGCAAGCATGCCGCCAAGGTGGTGGTGCGCCTGGAAGTAACGGAGGTGATGAAGAAAATGGCCGATGGCGTGGACTATACGTTCTGGACGTTCGGTGGCTCCGTGCCGGGTAAATTTATCCGCATCCGCCAAAACGATGAGGTGGAGTTCCACCTAATGAACCACCCCGACAGCAAGAACCCACACAACATCGACTTGCACGCCGTAACTGGCCCGGGTGGTGGCGCGGCCTCTACTTTCACGGCCCCTGGCCACGAAACGGTTTTCAACTTCAAGGCCCTGAACCCTGGCTTGTATGTGTACCACTGCGCTACGGCCCCGGTAGGGATGCACATTGCCAACGGTATGTACGGCCTTATACTTGTGGAGCCGGAAGAAGGACTGCCTAAAGTTGACAAGGAGTATTATGTGATGCAGGGCGACTTCTACACCAAAGGCGACTTCGGAGCACCGGGCCTCCAGCCTTTCGATATGCAGAAAGCCTTGGATGAGAACCCCTCTTATGTGGTGTTCAACGGTTCGGTTGGTTCCCTTACAGGTGATAACGCCCTGACAGCTAAAGTGGGCGAAACCGTGCGCCTGTTCGTGGGTAACGGTGGCCCTAACCTGATTTCTTCCTTCCACGTGATCGGCGAGATCTTCGACAAAGTATACGATGAGGGTGGCTCCACGGCTATCCATAACATACAGACCACGCTTGTGCCAGCCGGTGGCTCAGCTATCACAGAATTTAAGGCCGATGTGCCGGGCAATTATGTGCTGGTGGATCACTCTATCTTCCGGGCATTTAACAAAGGTGCGCTGGGCATGCTGAAAGTAGAAGGCGCTGAAGATAAGAGACTGTACTCTGGCCTGATAGAAGACAGGATTTACCAGCCGGAAGGTTCAACCGTGCAGGAAATGCCTTCAGCAGGAACTCCTAAGGCAGCTATCGCCTCAAACAAGGAAATGCGCCTGGAGCTTGGTAAGACGCTGTACGCCCAAAATTGCCAGGCTTGCCACCAGGCCGAAGGCCAGGGTATAAAAGGCGCCTTCCCTCCTCTTGCCAAGTCTGATTACCTGAACGCCGACGTGGACAGAGCCATCGGGGTGGTAGCCCACGGCTTGGAAGGACAGATAAAAGTGAACGGCGAGCTCTACAACAGCACCATGCCCAAGTTGAAACTGACAGACGAGGAGATTGCTAACGTGATGACCTTCGTGATGAACAACTGGAGCAACAAAGGCGGCGAGGTGACACCAGAACAGGTGAAGAAAGCCAAAATCAATTTTAAACACTAA
- a CDS encoding formylglycine-generating enzyme family protein: MLYRLIVVLLLMGISFKAQAQKSLPKNMVLVKGGTFVPLYGGDSTAVKVKSFALDVYPVTNAQYLNFVKENPQWRKSAVKKLFADQNYLRGWNGDLSIGAAADQLQNSPVVSVSWFAAKAYCECQGKRLATVEEWEYAALASETKANAANDEKFYQRSIEWYSQPNPTYLPPVQQSFKNFYGLYGMIGLVWEWTQDFNSSLLIGESRANASLDRQLFCGSGSSGAKDTKNYVAFMRYAFRSSLKANYTVSNLGFRCAQSL; this comes from the coding sequence ATGCTTTACAGACTGATCGTTGTATTACTGTTGATGGGAATCAGCTTTAAAGCGCAGGCACAGAAGTCTTTGCCCAAAAACATGGTGTTGGTAAAGGGCGGAACTTTTGTGCCCCTCTACGGGGGAGATTCCACTGCGGTAAAAGTAAAAAGCTTTGCGCTGGATGTGTACCCGGTAACGAATGCCCAGTACCTCAACTTTGTAAAAGAAAACCCACAGTGGCGCAAGTCGGCGGTAAAAAAACTCTTCGCTGACCAGAACTACCTCAGAGGCTGGAATGGTGATCTGAGCATAGGTGCCGCGGCAGACCAACTACAAAACAGCCCGGTGGTGAGTGTGTCGTGGTTTGCGGCCAAAGCCTATTGCGAATGCCAGGGGAAGCGCCTGGCTACTGTGGAGGAGTGGGAATACGCCGCCCTGGCCAGCGAGACAAAAGCCAACGCCGCCAACGACGAGAAATTTTATCAGCGAAGCATAGAATGGTACAGCCAACCCAACCCCACCTATCTGCCACCAGTGCAGCAGAGTTTTAAGAACTTCTATGGCCTGTATGGCATGATCGGCCTGGTGTGGGAATGGACACAGGACTTTAACTCTTCGCTGCTCATCGGGGAGTCCAGGGCCAACGCCAGCCTCGACAGGCAGCTGTTCTGCGGCTCGGGCTCCAGCGGTGCCAAAGACACCAAAAACTACGTGGCCTTTATGCGCTATGCTTTCCGCTCCAGCCTTAAGGCTAATTATACGGTCTCTAATCTCGGCTTCCGCTGCGCACAGAGTCTGTAG
- a CDS encoding SCO family protein, translated as MKHLLLLPFILGLALSSSCNPPETADAHAAHHSPEQAAQIMPAAELSDMSLYQLDSEWQTEQGHTIKLADLQGKVQLVAMMYTNCTYTCPRIVADLKRIEAGIDKYKEVGIVLVTMDPANDTPEKLKEFAGENKLDPSRWQLLTSNDASIQELAVLLNMKYKKAPNGDIAHSNIISVLNVQGEIIYQQEGLGKDPDETVKSIEGLLQRM; from the coding sequence ATGAAACACCTCCTACTTCTTCCGTTTATACTTGGCCTGGCGCTGAGCAGCAGTTGCAACCCACCCGAAACTGCCGATGCCCACGCGGCGCACCATTCCCCGGAGCAGGCCGCCCAGATTATGCCCGCCGCCGAACTTAGCGATATGTCGCTGTACCAGCTGGACTCCGAATGGCAAACCGAGCAAGGCCATACGATAAAACTAGCCGACTTACAGGGAAAAGTGCAGCTGGTAGCGATGATGTACACCAACTGTACCTATACCTGTCCCCGCATTGTGGCCGACCTGAAGCGCATTGAAGCGGGTATCGACAAGTATAAGGAGGTGGGCATCGTGCTGGTAACCATGGACCCGGCCAACGACACACCTGAGAAACTAAAAGAGTTTGCCGGTGAAAACAAGCTGGACCCAAGTCGCTGGCAACTGCTGACCAGTAACGATGCCAGCATCCAGGAACTGGCGGTGTTGCTGAACATGAAGTATAAAAAAGCCCCGAACGGCGATATCGCCCACTCCAACATCATCTCGGTGCTCAACGTGCAGGGCGAGATCATTTACCAGCAGGAAGGCCTTGGCAAAGACCCGGATGAGACCGTGAAAAGTATAGAAGGGCTGCTGCAGCGTATGTAG
- a CDS encoding alginate export family protein, translated as MKKLLLRALLLSGASFILLQHAALAQLSFTGQLRTRTEFRDGQGTLPTPATKASVFTSQRTRLNLGYSTDRYHFFVSGQEIRVWGSDQSTISNLEGSKLFLHQAWGEVILSDTSTIKVDQLSIKAGRQEILYDDSRLLGNLDWLQQARRHDAIIIKFSHKGWQADAGFAFNQNHGKDTPGKSGNIYQSIPAGPVAPGTNGIGMLYKSMQYGYFARTGSFGKLSMLVFKDDFQKTATVEGVTAFVEGVNSRITVGGALFSKLSGNLGLHAAAYYQGNNDRLGHTLDAYNLTLDAAYTSGKFTINPGFDFLSGNNTAKQSKVNHRFDPLYCTPHKFWGFMDYFYVADAFGVDGAPSRSPGLVDYFIRNKYKVNDKLLFALDLHEFYAANRIAPSEALPHLKPSGRRFGTEIDFVVNYSIFRSVNLEAGYATIFATDNLKLVKAPATAKEDRGQWAYLMLNITPDFLAKAEKQ; from the coding sequence ATGAAAAAACTTCTACTCCGCGCACTCCTGCTCTCAGGTGCCAGTTTTATACTGCTGCAACATGCGGCTTTGGCGCAGCTCTCTTTTACCGGGCAATTACGCACCAGAACCGAGTTCCGCGACGGCCAGGGCACTCTGCCAACCCCAGCTACCAAGGCCAGTGTATTCACCAGCCAGCGCACCCGCCTGAACCTGGGCTATAGCACAGACCGCTACCATTTCTTTGTCTCGGGGCAGGAAATACGAGTATGGGGCTCCGATCAATCCACGATCAGTAACCTGGAGGGCAGCAAGCTGTTCCTGCACCAGGCTTGGGGTGAGGTGATCCTGAGCGACACTTCTACTATAAAAGTAGACCAGTTAAGTATAAAAGCCGGGCGGCAGGAGATACTCTATGACGATTCCAGGCTGCTGGGCAACCTGGATTGGCTGCAACAGGCCCGGCGACATGATGCAATCATCATAAAGTTCAGCCATAAAGGCTGGCAGGCAGATGCGGGTTTTGCCTTTAACCAGAACCACGGGAAAGATACCCCCGGCAAATCCGGCAACATCTACCAAAGCATACCAGCAGGGCCTGTGGCACCGGGCACCAACGGCATCGGCATGCTGTATAAAAGCATGCAGTACGGCTATTTTGCCAGAACCGGCAGCTTCGGAAAACTAAGTATGTTGGTGTTTAAAGATGATTTCCAGAAGACAGCAACAGTGGAAGGCGTGACTGCGTTTGTGGAAGGCGTGAACAGCCGAATAACGGTAGGCGGCGCCTTGTTTTCTAAGCTTTCAGGTAACCTGGGCCTGCATGCAGCTGCCTATTACCAGGGCAACAACGACCGCCTGGGCCATACGCTGGACGCCTATAACCTGACCTTGGATGCCGCTTATACTTCCGGCAAATTCACCATCAACCCCGGCTTCGATTTCCTCTCCGGCAACAACACTGCGAAACAAAGCAAGGTGAACCACCGCTTCGACCCGCTGTATTGCACGCCACACAAGTTCTGGGGCTTTATGGATTATTTTTACGTGGCCGATGCCTTTGGTGTGGATGGTGCTCCCTCCCGCTCTCCCGGACTGGTGGACTATTTTATCCGCAACAAGTATAAGGTAAATGATAAACTGCTCTTCGCGCTGGATCTGCACGAATTTTACGCTGCTAACAGAATAGCCCCAAGCGAGGCTCTCCCCCACCTAAAGCCATCAGGAAGACGGTTCGGAACGGAAATAGACTTTGTGGTTAACTACAGCATCTTCAGAAGCGTGAACCTGGAGGCCGGTTATGCCACTATTTTCGCGACCGACAACCTGAAACTGGTGAAGGCGCCAGCCACAGCAAAAGAAGACCGCGGCCAGTGGGCTTACCTGATGCTCAACATCACGCCAGATTTCCTGGCAAAGGCGGAGAAGCAGTAA
- a CDS encoding S8 family peptidase gives MKKNYLRAGKSAFTLAAMSALLLTSCEKEALLEDDSFATSQEAEARGALGQQHVANQVLVKFKAGASESAKAAVLARISGKVQERILTKAMERFGDKEGLTLVHTPLAALEALSKLKGSAEIEYAEPNFIYTHSATSSDPYYTNGSLWGLYGDGTSPANQYGSQAGEAWAAGNTGAASVVVGIIDEGIQYSHPDLAKNIWTNPYDPVDGVDNDGNGYVDDTHGWDFDGNNNEVYDGGSRGSLDDHGTHVAGTIGGVNNGSGVVGVSWDVTMISCKFLGRRGGTTANAVKAVDYLTDLKNRHGMNIVASNNSWGGGGFSQALYDAIARAQAKDILFVAAAGNGGSDGVGDDNDAVASYPSNYTLDNIIAVASITSSGAKSSFSNYGATTVDIGAPGSGIYSTTAYNSYSSYSGTSMATPHVTGGVALYAASNPGASAATIKNAILSSAVPTASLSGKCVTGGRLNVSGF, from the coding sequence ATGAAAAAAAATTATCTCCGAGCAGGAAAGTCTGCATTCACATTGGCCGCCATGTCGGCTTTGCTCTTAACAAGCTGCGAGAAAGAAGCACTCTTAGAAGATGATTCATTTGCCACGTCGCAGGAGGCGGAGGCCAGAGGGGCACTGGGCCAGCAGCATGTGGCCAACCAGGTGCTGGTTAAGTTTAAGGCAGGTGCCTCAGAAAGTGCAAAGGCAGCTGTGCTGGCCCGCATCAGCGGCAAGGTGCAGGAGCGCATCCTCACAAAGGCGATGGAACGCTTTGGCGATAAGGAAGGCCTAACCTTGGTGCATACCCCATTGGCTGCGCTCGAAGCCTTGAGCAAGTTAAAGGGTTCAGCGGAAATTGAATACGCTGAACCAAACTTTATCTATACCCATAGCGCCACTTCGTCAGACCCATATTACACCAACGGGTCTTTGTGGGGCCTGTATGGGGATGGCACATCGCCTGCCAACCAATATGGCAGCCAGGCCGGCGAGGCATGGGCAGCCGGTAATACAGGCGCTGCTTCGGTAGTGGTAGGTATTATAGACGAGGGCATCCAGTATTCTCACCCTGATCTGGCCAAAAATATCTGGACCAACCCTTACGACCCAGTGGATGGCGTGGACAACGATGGCAATGGCTACGTGGATGACACGCACGGCTGGGATTTCGACGGCAACAACAACGAAGTGTATGACGGAGGCTCCAGAGGCAGCCTTGATGACCACGGCACACACGTGGCAGGCACGATCGGTGGCGTCAACAACGGTTCTGGGGTTGTAGGCGTGAGCTGGGACGTAACGATGATCTCCTGCAAGTTCCTGGGCCGCAGAGGTGGCACCACCGCCAATGCGGTGAAAGCAGTAGATTACCTGACTGATCTGAAGAACCGCCATGGCATGAACATCGTGGCCAGCAATAACTCTTGGGGTGGCGGAGGTTTCTCTCAGGCGCTTTATGATGCCATTGCCCGTGCGCAGGCCAAAGACATCCTCTTTGTGGCAGCGGCAGGCAACGGTGGCAGCGACGGGGTAGGCGATGACAACGATGCTGTTGCCAGCTATCCTTCCAACTATACGCTGGATAACATTATTGCCGTGGCATCCATTACCTCTTCCGGAGCCAAGTCTTCCTTCTCCAACTACGGGGCCACTACGGTGGATATAGGTGCTCCAGGCTCTGGCATCTACTCTACCACAGCCTATAACAGCTACTCTTCGTACAGCGGCACCTCTATGGCGACACCGCACGTTACGGGGGGCGTGGCGCTTTACGCTGCCTCAAACCCCGGCGCTTCTGCTGCAACCATAAAGAACGCTATCCTGAGTAGTGCTGTACCGACTGCATCCCTGTCTGGTAAGTGCGTAACAGGCGGCCGCCTGAACGTAAGTGGGTTCTAA
- a CDS encoding SDR family oxidoreductase: MIKAEPMLKEGALKDKTIIVTGGGTGLGRSMVKYFLELGAHVVICSRKLEVLEQTAKELEKETGGTVLPIACDVRKYNEIEAMLQATLNKFGRVDVLVNNAAGNFVSPTERLSHKAFDVITDIVLKGSYNCTLALGKHWIEQQQEAAILNIVTTYAWTGSGYVVPSACAKAGVLAMTRSLASEWAKYGIRSNAIAPGPFPTEGAWSRLFPKQLAEKLDPVKRIPVGRFGEHQELANLAAYLVSDYAAFVNGEVVTIDGGEWLYGAGEFNSFDQIPQEMWDAMEKQMRGKGQ; this comes from the coding sequence ATGATTAAAGCTGAACCAATGCTAAAAGAGGGCGCCCTGAAAGATAAAACCATCATCGTGACGGGTGGAGGCACAGGCCTGGGCCGTTCGATGGTAAAGTATTTCCTGGAGCTGGGCGCGCATGTGGTTATCTGCAGCCGCAAGCTGGAGGTGCTGGAGCAAACGGCCAAAGAACTGGAAAAGGAGACAGGAGGCACCGTTTTACCTATAGCCTGCGATGTGCGCAAGTATAACGAGATAGAGGCGATGCTGCAGGCTACTCTGAATAAATTCGGGAGGGTGGATGTACTGGTAAACAACGCTGCCGGAAACTTTGTGAGTCCCACCGAGCGCCTGAGCCATAAGGCCTTTGATGTCATAACGGATATCGTGCTGAAAGGCAGCTACAACTGCACCCTGGCGCTTGGCAAGCATTGGATTGAGCAGCAGCAGGAGGCAGCCATACTTAACATCGTCACCACCTATGCCTGGACCGGCTCCGGCTACGTGGTGCCATCGGCCTGCGCCAAGGCGGGCGTGCTGGCTATGACGCGCTCGCTGGCATCGGAGTGGGCTAAGTATGGCATCCGCTCCAACGCCATCGCGCCGGGCCCTTTCCCGACAGAAGGCGCCTGGAGCCGCCTGTTCCCGAAACAGTTGGCCGAAAAGCTGGACCCGGTAAAACGCATACCTGTTGGCCGCTTCGGGGAGCACCAGGAACTGGCAAACCTGGCTGCCTACTTAGTCTCTGACTACGCGGCCTTCGTTAACGGCGAGGTGGTAACCATAGACGGCGGCGAGTGGCTCTACGGGGCTGGCGAGTTCAACTCCTTTGATCAGATACCGCAGGAAATGTGGGACGCTATGGAGAAGCAGATGCGCGGGAAAGGGCAGTAA
- a CDS encoding nuclease A inhibitor family protein, whose translation MNKEQLQAELMQAVDGLLMKSEIESPFEFVYLELPEGQQLKPEDVVEHAGKPSGMAVKIKTLEDFFSQVQGLESDAREATPEGKAAYQQLMAALKRLLQDVKVYCISQIGTEAYILGKAEEGNYAGLRTMVIQDEATVKEDEE comes from the coding sequence ATGAACAAAGAACAATTACAGGCAGAACTGATGCAGGCTGTGGACGGACTGCTGATGAAAAGCGAGATAGAATCCCCTTTTGAGTTCGTATACCTGGAGCTGCCGGAGGGGCAGCAGCTAAAACCCGAAGATGTGGTGGAACATGCGGGCAAGCCATCCGGCATGGCCGTGAAAATAAAGACGCTGGAGGATTTCTTCAGCCAGGTGCAGGGCCTTGAATCTGATGCAAGGGAGGCCACGCCGGAGGGGAAAGCGGCTTATCAGCAGTTGATGGCAGCTCTGAAACGGCTGCTGCAGGATGTGAAAGTATACTGCATCTCCCAGATCGGGACGGAAGCGTACATACTGGGCAAGGCGGAGGAGGGAAACTACGCCGGCCTGCGCACCATGGTGATACAGGATGAGGCGACGGTAAAGGAGGACGAGGAGTAG